From Bradyrhizobium symbiodeficiens, the proteins below share one genomic window:
- a CDS encoding FAD-dependent monooxygenase, whose protein sequence is MTDTVLIVGAGPVGLTMALELARYQVPVRLIDKMTKRGDTSRAIAIWPRTLELLNRAGASAELIALGNKVTAANIIAGSEPMARVQFDDVDTPYPFALMLPQSDTEAVLERHLERFSAPSELGVELITFTQDADGVTATLRHADGRVEAEKFGWLIACDGSHSPIRHSLGLSFEGGTMGTDWALGDFHMTGSPYPLNELFTYWHEDGPLIFFPMAPGRYRIIASLAPSNGAMPVPPSPEAFQAIVDRRGSRNIVLGDAVWTSTFRINERQISTYRAGRVFLAGDAAHVHSPAGGQGMNTGMQDAINLAWKLAMVCRGLSANPSLLDSYDTERRPVGAEVIATAGRLTKIATIHNPIAQHIRNVVAHFALGLSPVQQALKGSMTEISIGYHDSPLNDTASGNSQAGKRMRPLDDEIPYGAGDAPRFTLRAGRASGEPTPALRSDLVDPAIRPAAHGAGIELVRPDGYLAVSAAARDWASIETYLDRLAKGSRPRPHDAALRHAG, encoded by the coding sequence ATGACAGATACGGTCCTCATCGTCGGAGCTGGCCCGGTCGGGCTGACCATGGCGCTCGAGCTTGCACGCTACCAGGTGCCCGTACGCCTCATCGACAAGATGACGAAGCGTGGCGATACCTCACGCGCAATCGCAATCTGGCCCCGAACGCTCGAACTTCTCAACCGTGCCGGTGCCAGCGCAGAGCTCATCGCACTCGGCAACAAGGTCACCGCTGCAAACATCATCGCGGGGTCCGAGCCGATGGCACGGGTACAGTTCGACGATGTCGACACGCCCTATCCGTTCGCGTTGATGCTCCCGCAGTCCGATACGGAGGCCGTGCTCGAACGGCACCTCGAACGCTTCAGCGCACCTTCGGAACTTGGCGTCGAGCTGATAACCTTTACGCAAGACGCTGACGGCGTCACGGCAACCCTCCGCCACGCCGACGGACGCGTCGAAGCCGAAAAATTCGGCTGGCTCATTGCCTGCGATGGATCCCACAGCCCCATTCGACACAGCCTCGGCCTCAGCTTCGAGGGCGGCACGATGGGCACCGACTGGGCGCTCGGCGATTTCCACATGACCGGTTCGCCATATCCGTTGAACGAGCTTTTCACCTACTGGCATGAAGATGGACCGCTCATCTTTTTCCCGATGGCACCGGGGCGATACCGCATCATTGCGAGCCTTGCTCCGTCAAACGGAGCGATGCCCGTTCCACCGTCGCCTGAAGCGTTCCAGGCCATCGTCGACCGGCGCGGCTCCCGCAACATCGTGCTGGGCGATGCGGTCTGGACCTCCACATTCCGCATCAACGAGCGACAGATTTCGACCTATCGGGCCGGGCGCGTATTTCTCGCGGGGGATGCAGCGCACGTTCACAGCCCCGCCGGCGGCCAGGGTATGAACACGGGCATGCAGGATGCGATAAATCTCGCCTGGAAGCTCGCGATGGTCTGCCGCGGCTTGTCCGCCAATCCCTCGCTGCTCGACAGCTACGACACCGAGCGCAGACCCGTCGGGGCCGAGGTGATCGCAACCGCGGGACGCCTGACCAAGATTGCAACAATCCACAACCCGATTGCACAGCATATTCGGAACGTCGTCGCTCATTTCGCGCTCGGACTTTCGCCGGTTCAACAGGCTCTTAAAGGGTCGATGACCGAGATCTCCATCGGCTATCACGATAGCCCCCTCAACGATACCGCTTCGGGAAATTCCCAGGCCGGCAAACGCATGCGGCCGCTCGACGACGAGATACCTTATGGAGCGGGCGACGCGCCACGCTTCACTCTGCGCGCTGGGCGAGCATCAGGAGAGCCTACACCCGCACTGCGAAGCGACCTTGTCGATCCTGCAATCCGGCCGGCCGCACATGGAGCGGGCATCGAGCTTGTGCGACCCGACGGCTATCTGGCTGTGTCCGCCGCGGCCCGGGATTGGGCTTCGATCGAGACCTATCTCGACCGCCTGGCCAAGGGCTCGCGACCGCGGCCGCACGATGCGGCCCTTCGCCACGCCGGATAG
- a CDS encoding CocE/NonD family hydrolase: protein MSEAPAKHKFWDNIVPLKGGLSGPQLAGWTPGPAARTGMGCRILADQMIPVEAGIALAADVYLPRVAGRYPAVIAFSAYSKELQATGAPAGNNETGSPPVFTDRGYAHVIVARRGMGRSGGVAGAYFNDADVVDHAKVVQWAAKQVWCDGQVVLFGTSYFGIVQPQVALRNPAALKGFFTIEMCTDYFRHVVMYGGGPQVDFLSLWMGANFTPFQFALRVPPLVRAVASHIFNSKLKRWWWPQIKKRMSRIMKRFRQNMPTRPTRELFAAMVLDGKTRATSALPPGPSGRLDGITLPFVVIQNPGYLNLHQFGAYDLFENAGTPKNCKWLIIGPATYELPSFHWQLEALAFFDHLLYGAANGYAGQAPVRYWTEGAGEYRCAGDFPVPDSEAVRFYPASNGADRAMHRLLTKPVQSGANHWAAVPYGAIVTPGFDEVANPILGFETSIDRDTEFTGPVTLSLVFSSNEIDSHIVARTGRVARDGTYQLLSMGMIRPACRRIDTARSTATEIAIDIDRPEPLTPGSPVTLRFSLTPQPVVLKMGERLRLDIASRVDLLRSDQSHGHAQFDMQVPPYFARNTIHYGPDTYVEMYQVPDRRRPSLADDGEI, encoded by the coding sequence ATGAGCGAAGCTCCGGCTAAACACAAATTCTGGGACAATATCGTTCCATTGAAGGGCGGCCTTTCGGGCCCGCAACTCGCCGGGTGGACGCCAGGTCCTGCGGCGAGAACCGGAATGGGCTGCCGGATCCTCGCCGATCAGATGATCCCCGTCGAAGCCGGAATTGCGCTCGCCGCCGACGTCTACCTCCCGAGGGTCGCGGGCCGCTATCCGGCTGTCATCGCCTTCTCCGCCTATTCGAAGGAGCTGCAGGCGACCGGGGCGCCTGCGGGCAACAACGAGACCGGCAGCCCGCCCGTCTTCACCGATCGTGGCTATGCCCATGTGATAGTCGCAAGGCGCGGCATGGGCCGTTCCGGCGGCGTCGCGGGCGCCTACTTCAACGACGCCGACGTCGTTGACCACGCCAAGGTGGTACAGTGGGCCGCCAAGCAGGTTTGGTGTGACGGGCAAGTGGTGCTGTTCGGCACGTCCTATTTTGGCATTGTTCAGCCGCAGGTGGCGCTTCGGAATCCAGCGGCGCTGAAGGGCTTTTTCACCATCGAGATGTGTACGGACTATTTCCGCCACGTCGTCATGTATGGCGGCGGCCCGCAGGTCGACTTCCTGTCGCTATGGATGGGCGCCAACTTTACGCCATTCCAGTTCGCACTACGCGTGCCGCCGCTGGTCAGGGCCGTTGCCAGCCATATCTTCAACTCGAAGCTTAAGCGCTGGTGGTGGCCGCAGATCAAGAAGCGGATGTCCCGCATTATGAAGCGCTTCCGGCAGAACATGCCGACGCGACCCACACGAGAGTTATTCGCTGCCATGGTGCTCGACGGCAAAACCCGAGCCACCAGCGCGCTGCCGCCTGGCCCATCCGGGCGACTGGACGGGATCACCTTGCCCTTTGTCGTGATTCAAAACCCCGGCTATCTCAACCTGCATCAATTTGGAGCGTACGACCTGTTCGAGAACGCCGGCACACCGAAGAATTGCAAGTGGCTGATCATCGGACCGGCAACCTATGAACTGCCCTCTTTTCACTGGCAGCTGGAGGCACTCGCCTTCTTCGATCACTTGCTCTATGGCGCCGCCAACGGCTACGCCGGGCAGGCGCCGGTTCGTTACTGGACCGAGGGAGCCGGGGAGTACCGCTGCGCCGGGGACTTCCCCGTGCCGGACAGCGAGGCCGTGCGCTTTTATCCGGCTTCGAACGGCGCCGACCGTGCGATGCACCGGCTCCTCACGAAGCCCGTGCAATCCGGCGCGAACCACTGGGCCGCCGTGCCCTACGGCGCGATTGTCACACCCGGCTTCGACGAGGTGGCCAACCCGATACTCGGTTTCGAGACGTCGATCGATCGTGACACTGAATTCACCGGCCCGGTCACGCTGAGTCTCGTCTTCAGTTCGAACGAGATCGATTCGCATATTGTGGCGCGCACCGGCCGGGTCGCTCGGGACGGCACCTATCAGTTGCTGTCGATGGGCATGATCCGGCCGGCCTGCCGCCGGATCGACACGGCGCGCAGCACGGCGACCGAGATCGCCATCGACATCGACAGGCCCGAGCCCCTGACGCCGGGCTCGCCGGTCACGTTGCGCTTCAGCCTGACGCCCCAGCCGGTCGTACTTAAGATGGGCGAGCGCCTGCGCCTCGATATCGCCAGCCGCGTCGATCTGCTGCGCAGCGACCAGAGCCATGGCCATGCTCAGTTCGATATGCAGGTGCCTCCCTACTTCGCGCGCAACACGATCCACTATGGCCCGGATACCTATGTGGAAATGTATCAGGTGCCCGACAGACGCCGACCTTCCCTGGCCGATGACGGAGAAATATGA